The Chrysemys picta bellii isolate R12L10 chromosome 5, ASM1138683v2, whole genome shotgun sequence genome includes a window with the following:
- the LOC135983751 gene encoding uncharacterized protein LOC135983751: MESSQDRKRAPAWTEREVRDLLAIWGAEAVIAELRSSKRNGKVLEKISKAMKDRGHNRDTQQCRVKIKELRQAYHKAREANGRSGAEPQTCRYYAELHAILGGAATTTPTVCYDSLTGETHREDGSGNEEDDDGGTVGSSQQQGSGETGFPNSQDMFVTLDLEPVTPELTQDPQGTQETSAANVSPSQRLVNIRKRKRRTRDKMFTELQMSAQADRAQQNAWRQSMTEMRKAQYEREERWRAESREEQSKWRAEDDRWRQLADRRQEAMLRLLEHQTDMLERMVELQERQQEQRPPLQPLCNQQPSSPSSIASSPRRPRTRWGGLRPPSHSTPDDRPSIRRLAFNKS; this comes from the exons atggagtcctcccaggatcgcaaaagagctccagcatggaccgaacgggaggtacgagatctgctcgccatatggggagctgaagcagtgatagctgaactccgtagcagtaaaagaaatggaaaagtattagaaaagatctccaaggccatgaaggaccgaggccataacagggacacacagcagtgccgcgtgaaaattaaggagctacggcaagcttaccacaaagccagagaagcaaacggaaggtccggggcagagccgcaaacttgccgctactacgcggagctgcatgcgatcctagggggtgcagccaccactaccccaaccgtgtgctatgactctctcactggagaaacacacagggaagacggttcggggaacgaggaagatgacgatggaggtactgtaggtagctcacagcagcaaggaagcggagaaaccggtttccccaacagccaggatatgtttgtgaccctggacctggaaccagtaacccccgaactcacccaagaccctcagggcacacaggagacctctg ctgcaaatgtttctccttcgcagaggctcgtgaacattagaaagagaaaacgtaggacgagggacaagatgttcacggagctgcagatgtccgcccaggctgatagagcacagcagaatgcgtggaggcagtcaatgacggagatgagaaaagcccaatatgaacgagaggagaggtggcgggctgaatcgcgggaagaacagagcaagtggcgggctgaagacgataggtggcgtcagcttgcagacagacggcaagaggcaatgctccgtctgctggagcatcaaactgatatgctcgagcgtatggttgagttgcaggaaaggcagcaggagcagagaccgccgctacagcccctgtgtaaccaacagccctcctccccaagttccatagcctcctcacccagacgcccaagaacacggtgggggggcctccgtccacccagtcactccaccccagatgatcgcccaagcatcagaaggctggccttcaataagagttaa